One genomic region from Lycorma delicatula isolate Av1 chromosome 1, ASM4794821v1, whole genome shotgun sequence encodes:
- the mRpL46 gene encoding mitochondrial ribosomal protein L46 produces the protein MVLTCFYRILNKRYSLKTLSYIQNVNVIQRYSTDIDNQNREKWDLFSAVSLERKPVIARKLNDLEQKMFELLRKIELENSSKSNHEYQIVMDKLKLEELKKGKSKINLDNIPEKTAQDFEDASLKELSNFGFADRETEGDRTKDIKSAERCLDRSLLLLVKEKIGNKQYWILPHGIRQDGETLRQTAERILVEKCGPELKASFFGNAPVGFYKYKYPTTSRTEAENSAVGAKIFFFKAQLKEGNVTLDSKLITDYQWATKSELRVHLVPNYYKSISMFLIDEEH, from the coding sequence atggTATTAACGTGTTTTTACCGTATTCTGAACAAGCGATATTCATTAAAAACTCTCTCTTATATACAAAATGTCAATGTAATTCAACGCTATTCTACGGACATTGATAACCAAAATCGTGAAAAGTGGGATTTATTTAGTGCGGTTAGCCTAGAAAGAAAACCTGTAATTGCAAGAAAACTGAATGatttagaacaaaaaatgtttgaattgttaCGTAAAATTGAGTTGGAAAATAGCAGCAAGTCTAATCATGAATATCAAATAGTTATGGACAAACTTAAGTTAgaggaattaaaaaaagggaaaagcaAAATAAACTTAGATAATATACCCGAAAAGACAGCCCAAGATTTTGAGGATGCATCACTAAAAGAACTGAGCAATTTTGGATTCGCCGATAGGGAGACCGAAGGCGATAGAACTAAAGACATTAAGTCAGCTGAAAGATGTTTAGACAGAAGTTTGTTGTTAttggttaaagaaaaaattggaaataaacaGTACTGGATTTTACCGCATGGCATTCGACAAGATGGTGAAACTTTACGCCAAACAGCAGAAAggattttagttgaaaaatgtgGTCCAGAGCTTAAAGCTTCCTTCTTTGGAAATGCACCAgttggattttataaatataaatatcctaCGACGAGCAGAACTGAAGCTGAAAATTCAGCAGTAGgtgcaaaaattttctttttcaaagccCAACTTAAAGAAGGGAATGTTACATTAGATTCTAAGTTAATAACTGACTATCAATGGGCAACAAAAAGTGAACTAAGAGTGCATTTAGTACCCAATTACTATAAGAGTATTTCAATGTTTCTTATTGATGAAGAACACTGA